Proteins from a genomic interval of Bradyrhizobium sp. CCGB01:
- a CDS encoding haloacid dehalogenase type II — protein MMQDETPRSIGRRKLLSGLGIAAAGGITANLMGNTSHANAAAAKETSDAPSILVFDVNETLLDIEYISPVFERVFNDRKIMREWFNQLILYSNAVTLSGPYLTFFDLGQGILKMLGTIYGAKVTASDIDDLRTRMLTMPAHPDVLAGLKQLKEAGFRLVSFTNSPPDPKASPLKNAGIAEWFERSFSVDRVRRFKPAAQGYHLVAEELNVAPSSLCMVAAHVWDTIGAQSVGYSGALITRAGNAPLLVDNLPQPQIVAPDLPGVATEAIRRWRS, from the coding sequence ATGATGCAGGACGAAACCCCCAGGTCGATTGGGCGTCGTAAGCTCTTGTCGGGACTCGGCATCGCCGCCGCCGGTGGGATCACTGCAAACCTCATGGGGAATACCAGCCACGCGAACGCCGCCGCCGCCAAGGAAACGTCCGACGCACCCTCGATCCTCGTGTTCGATGTCAATGAAACACTGCTCGATATAGAGTACATCAGTCCGGTGTTTGAGCGCGTGTTCAATGATCGAAAGATCATGCGAGAGTGGTTCAATCAACTGATCCTGTATTCCAACGCAGTAACGCTGTCCGGCCCCTACCTTACCTTCTTCGATCTCGGTCAAGGAATCTTGAAGATGCTTGGCACCATCTATGGCGCCAAGGTAACTGCATCGGACATCGATGATCTCCGCACGCGAATGCTGACGATGCCAGCTCATCCCGATGTTCTCGCGGGACTGAAGCAACTGAAGGAGGCGGGCTTCCGTCTGGTAAGCTTTACGAACTCCCCTCCAGATCCAAAGGCCAGTCCGCTCAAAAATGCAGGCATTGCCGAATGGTTTGAGAGATCCTTCAGTGTCGACCGGGTCCGTCGCTTCAAGCCGGCTGCCCAGGGCTATCATCTCGTGGCCGAAGAACTAAACGTTGCACCGTCCTCGCTCTGCATGGTCGCGGCTCATGTCTGGGACACAATCGGTGCACAGAGCGTCGGCTACTCAGGTGCTTTGATCACCCGTGCCGGGAACGCGCCGCTCCTCGTCGATAACCTCCCTCAGCCTCAGATCGTTGCACCGGATTTGCCTGGTGTTGCAACCGAGGCCATTCGGCGGTGGCGAAGCTAA
- a CDS encoding cytochrome c, translating into MKRSLFFKTTVLGLGVAALAAISWAEGQTPALPRNPSSVITALSVLTVQIPDGAGAEILRHGQELMRAGDCVSCHMRKGGEPLSGGLGLKTPFGVIYSSNITPDPETGIGRWTPDQFYRAMHDGHGANGENLYPAFPYPWFRTMSRADDDALLAYIKTTPPVHYTPPANQLIFPLNFRSLVAGWNLLFLKTRSFASASEKSEVWNRGAYLVNGPGHCGACHTPKNAFGADQAGHEFRGAVIDNWTAPDLTGDIRTGLGAWSEGDISEYLKIGRNAHAGAGGAMADVVTYSTSLLTDADRTAIAVYLKSLPAGPSSQSAVAIDAASISRGHEIYSDACASCHLENGKGQPSLFPPLGNNAMVQQLDATGLEHLILAGTSIAATPSRPSPLSMPAFSWKLTDREIADVATYVRNSWGNRAPPLNPDDVAALRKQLDLQKPRRTDNSGDQD; encoded by the coding sequence ATGAAGCGCTCGTTGTTCTTCAAGACCACGGTCTTGGGTTTAGGTGTCGCTGCGCTCGCTGCGATCAGCTGGGCCGAAGGTCAGACGCCAGCACTGCCGCGCAATCCCTCCTCAGTCATCACGGCCCTCTCCGTTCTTACGGTTCAGATCCCCGATGGCGCCGGTGCTGAGATTCTACGTCATGGGCAGGAGCTCATGCGCGCGGGCGATTGCGTCTCGTGTCACATGCGAAAGGGCGGCGAGCCGCTGTCTGGTGGACTCGGACTCAAAACGCCCTTCGGAGTCATCTATTCCTCCAACATTACACCAGATCCCGAAACCGGCATCGGGCGGTGGACGCCAGACCAGTTCTATCGCGCTATGCATGATGGTCATGGGGCGAATGGCGAGAACCTTTATCCGGCGTTTCCTTACCCGTGGTTTCGTACCATGAGCCGCGCGGACGACGATGCGCTGCTTGCCTATATCAAGACAACGCCGCCGGTCCACTACACGCCGCCAGCGAACCAGCTGATCTTTCCTCTCAATTTCCGTAGCCTCGTCGCGGGTTGGAATCTGCTGTTTCTCAAGACCCGGAGCTTTGCATCAGCCTCCGAGAAGTCGGAGGTCTGGAACAGGGGAGCCTATCTGGTCAATGGTCCCGGCCATTGTGGCGCCTGCCACACTCCAAAGAACGCGTTCGGGGCCGATCAGGCTGGTCATGAATTCCGCGGCGCCGTGATCGACAACTGGACGGCCCCGGACCTGACCGGTGACATTCGCACCGGGCTCGGCGCCTGGAGCGAGGGCGATATCTCCGAATATTTGAAGATTGGTCGCAATGCTCATGCAGGAGCGGGAGGCGCGATGGCAGACGTAGTCACGTATTCGACATCACTTCTGACTGATGCGGATCGTACCGCCATTGCAGTTTACCTCAAGAGTCTTCCCGCTGGTCCTTCTTCGCAATCCGCGGTCGCGATCGACGCAGCCTCGATCTCTCGCGGACATGAGATCTATTCGGATGCATGCGCCTCCTGCCATCTGGAGAATGGCAAGGGACAGCCAAGTTTGTTTCCACCTCTTGGCAATAATGCCATGGTCCAACAACTCGATGCCACGGGCCTCGAGCACCTGATCCTGGCAGGAACTAGCATCGCGGCCACGCCGAGCCGCCCGTCGCCGTTGAGCATGCCGGCATTCTCATGGAAGCTCACCGATCGAGAAATAGCGGATGTTGCGACCTATGTTCGGAACAGCTGGGGCAACCGAGCTCCGCCGCTCAACCCGGATGACGTTGCCGCTTTGCGCAAGCAGCTGGATCTTCAGAAGCCGCGACGAACCGACAATTCAGGCGACCAGGACTGA
- a CDS encoding GMC family oxidoreductase: protein MATTLKPVDAVMVGFGWTGAIMSQQLCDVGLNVLGLERGPWRDTSTEFATGFAQDELRYMWRHHLFQNVSDDTLTIRNHVNQEALPMRHLGSFLLGTGVGSGGVHWNGQIWRFLPSDFQTKSHNQERYGKSAVTDYDLTVQDWGVTYDELELHYDAFDKLCGTSGKAGNLRGQIQPGGNPFEGSRSDEYPTPPMKQTYGPTLFGQAAASLGRHPFPHPGGNLSQSYVNPLGCQLGKCTYCGFCEKFGCGNYSKASPQTTVLPYLMRKSNFELRTECEVLRIELTPDKKRATGVTYVNSAGEEFFQPAEMVFLGAYILHNVRLLLLSGIGQPYDPKTGDGLVGKNYAYQTMSSVNVFFDDKIINPFIGAGALATVVDDFNGDNFDHSGLGFIGGAYIAGMVTGGRPIEMMYTPKGTPAWGLEWKHSAAKNYLRSFNLSIHGSSMSSRGNYLDLDPTYRDVFGRPMLRMTFDFNENDLKMSNYLTDRAAEIARAMNPREIKENRRKGAWSVVPYQTTHNTGGAIMGDNPQNSVINKYLQSWDVPNVFSMGAGAFPQNPGYNPTATVAALTYHAAQAIIERYLKTPGPLVHA from the coding sequence ATGGCTACGACTCTGAAGCCGGTTGATGCGGTGATGGTTGGCTTTGGCTGGACCGGCGCCATCATGAGTCAACAACTTTGCGATGTGGGACTGAACGTTCTCGGGCTTGAGCGAGGCCCATGGCGAGATACCTCCACCGAATTTGCGACGGGTTTCGCGCAAGATGAGCTGCGTTACATGTGGCGCCACCACCTGTTTCAGAATGTATCGGATGACACCCTCACGATTCGAAACCATGTGAACCAGGAAGCGCTGCCGATGCGACACCTGGGTTCATTCCTGCTCGGGACTGGTGTCGGTTCAGGCGGCGTGCACTGGAACGGTCAGATCTGGCGCTTTCTTCCAAGCGATTTCCAGACGAAGAGCCACAACCAGGAGCGTTATGGCAAGAGCGCGGTCACCGATTACGACCTGACGGTGCAGGACTGGGGCGTCACTTATGATGAGCTGGAGCTCCACTATGACGCTTTCGACAAGCTTTGCGGCACCAGCGGCAAGGCGGGCAATCTTCGAGGACAAATTCAGCCGGGCGGCAACCCATTTGAAGGGTCTCGTTCGGACGAATATCCCACGCCGCCGATGAAGCAGACTTACGGCCCGACATTATTCGGGCAGGCTGCAGCATCGCTCGGCCGTCACCCGTTTCCGCATCCCGGAGGCAACCTCAGCCAATCCTACGTGAACCCCTTGGGTTGTCAGTTGGGTAAATGCACCTACTGCGGTTTTTGCGAGAAGTTTGGCTGTGGAAACTATTCGAAGGCGAGCCCCCAGACCACGGTGCTTCCTTATCTGATGCGGAAGTCAAACTTCGAGCTCCGCACGGAGTGCGAGGTACTCAGGATCGAGCTCACGCCCGACAAGAAGAGGGCTACCGGCGTCACGTATGTGAACAGCGCCGGGGAGGAGTTCTTCCAGCCGGCCGAGATGGTTTTTCTCGGAGCGTACATCTTGCACAATGTGCGGCTGTTGCTGCTGTCCGGCATCGGCCAGCCATACGATCCCAAGACAGGCGACGGTTTAGTAGGCAAGAACTACGCCTACCAAACGATGTCGTCGGTCAATGTGTTCTTCGACGACAAAATCATCAATCCGTTCATTGGTGCCGGCGCGCTGGCGACGGTGGTCGACGATTTCAACGGTGACAACTTTGATCACTCGGGCCTCGGGTTCATCGGTGGTGCGTACATCGCTGGCATGGTCACCGGCGGTCGTCCCATCGAGATGATGTACACTCCCAAGGGTACGCCGGCTTGGGGCCTGGAGTGGAAGCATTCGGCCGCGAAAAACTATCTGCGCTCATTCAATCTGAGCATCCATGGCTCGAGCATGAGCTCGCGTGGGAACTACCTGGATCTCGACCCGACCTACCGCGACGTATTCGGCCGGCCCATGCTGCGAATGACATTCGACTTCAACGAGAACGACCTGAAGATGTCGAATTACCTCACCGACAGGGCGGCAGAAATCGCGCGAGCGATGAATCCCCGCGAAATCAAGGAGAATCGCCGGAAGGGAGCCTGGAGCGTCGTCCCCTATCAGACAACCCACAACACGGGCGGCGCCATCATGGGCGATAATCCGCAGAACAGTGTCATCAATAAGTATCTGCAGTCGTGGGATGTACCAAACGTGTTCTCGATGGGGGCGGGCGCCTTCCCGCAAAACCCCGGTTACAACCCGACTGCCACCGTTGCGGCTCTTACCTACCACGCCGCGCAGGCTATCATTGAGCGTTATCTGAAGACGCCAGGTCCGCTGGTGCACGCATGA
- a CDS encoding gluconate 2-dehydrogenase subunit 3 family protein produces the protein MTKQNPGFARRSFVLGGAIIGAATAAAGAIRDGELGAPPRSYRGSMPVQDGAADSPPDAQGTDFKFFTAEERAFIEAAVDQLIPADAVGPGAVEANVPFFLDRQLAGLFGRGDHYYLGGPWKEGAPEQGYQMRFSPAQLYRAAIKAIDSYTSAQFNGASFARLGASDKDKVLKGLEAGSIKLDGGVNARMFFAMLLQNTKEGYFSDPIYGGNKDMAAWKMIGFPGAHYDYSEWVERHGERVPYPPVGFKGRLGWREA, from the coding sequence ATGACAAAACAGAATCCAGGATTCGCTCGCCGTTCCTTTGTTCTCGGCGGCGCAATAATTGGAGCAGCTACCGCGGCAGCAGGTGCAATACGCGACGGCGAACTGGGTGCGCCCCCGCGCTCTTATCGTGGATCAATGCCGGTTCAGGATGGAGCCGCCGATTCACCACCAGATGCGCAAGGCACGGACTTCAAATTCTTCACGGCTGAGGAGCGGGCGTTCATCGAAGCGGCCGTCGACCAACTGATTCCGGCTGATGCCGTCGGGCCAGGAGCAGTCGAAGCAAATGTACCGTTCTTCCTGGACCGCCAATTGGCCGGCCTGTTTGGGCGCGGCGACCACTACTATCTCGGCGGCCCCTGGAAGGAGGGCGCGCCGGAGCAGGGCTATCAGATGCGCTTCTCCCCGGCACAACTGTATCGAGCCGCGATCAAGGCGATCGACAGCTATACGTCGGCACAATTCAACGGAGCCTCCTTCGCTCGACTCGGCGCGAGTGACAAGGACAAGGTCCTAAAGGGACTCGAAGCCGGGAGCATCAAGCTCGACGGCGGTGTGAACGCGAGAATGTTTTTCGCGATGCTGCTCCAAAATACCAAGGAAGGCTATTTTTCCGATCCGATCTATGGCGGCAACAAGGATATGGCCGCCTGGAAGATGATCGGCTTTCCTGGTGCTCACTACGACTACAGCGAATGGGTGGAGCGGCATGGCGAGCGCGTGCCCTATCCGCCGGTGGGCTTCAAGGGTCGCCTCGGCTGGCGGGAGGCTTGA
- a CDS encoding response regulator transcription factor, producing the protein MSDITIAIVEDQPLMMTALTTFLSAPTDLKIIAFGASAADMVRLARSHVPRLMILSPSVPDETYDAIRTIRNVQPAIKIIAYTSQHGVDHAVRALDAGAHGYVLKRSSADELMAAVRAVLKNETYITQGFAARVIDALRNTDVRHRVAEAINLSQREGQIVRLLLRGMTNKEIAATLRITEKTVKHYMTELMQKMQARNRVEVIIAAQKMSEYRPQSLDA; encoded by the coding sequence ATGAGCGACATTACGATCGCAATTGTCGAGGACCAACCTTTGATGATGACGGCCCTCACGACCTTTCTTTCGGCGCCGACCGATCTCAAGATCATCGCCTTCGGCGCCAGCGCCGCCGACATGGTCCGGCTGGCCCGTTCCCATGTCCCCAGGCTGATGATCCTGAGCCCCTCCGTTCCCGACGAGACCTACGACGCCATCCGCACAATTCGCAACGTCCAGCCTGCGATCAAAATCATCGCCTACACTTCCCAGCACGGCGTCGACCATGCCGTCCGAGCCCTCGACGCCGGCGCTCACGGCTACGTCCTCAAGCGTTCCTCGGCAGACGAGTTGATGGCCGCCGTTCGAGCCGTGCTGAAGAATGAGACCTACATCACCCAGGGCTTCGCCGCCCGAGTGATCGACGCGCTCCGCAACACCGACGTCCGCCACCGCGTCGCCGAGGCCATCAATCTCAGTCAGCGAGAGGGGCAGATCGTTCGGCTGTTGCTGCGCGGCATGACCAACAAAGAGATCGCCGCGACGCTTCGCATCACCGAGAAGACGGTCAAGCACTACATGACCGAGCTGATGCAGAAGATGCAGGCCAGGAACAGGGTGGAGGTCATCATCGCCGCCCAGAAGATGTCCGAGTACCGACCCCAGTCGCTTGACGCCTGA
- a CDS encoding HlyD family type I secretion periplasmic adaptor subunit: MKHIDVSEFVRPEHRAMDAPRERPLRLWPRIVAGLVLSALLVAGCGGWAAWAMLEGAVVAVGTVKVDQNLKEVQHRDGGIVKTLSVRQGDQVREGQVLATLDDVQIKAEHLIVRAQLVEALGRRARLVAERDNLTSVEFPDDMQALFPSTAGSVIHGEARLFAGNKLARDSQKEQLKLSIAQTGEEIRGMAARLAAKEEEGRLVGAEREKLQSLFERKIVEYQRVYTAQRDYARIMGEQGEIHASIARAKVRTSEIRVQIIAVDQNASTEAQKDLRTVEARIAELQERKLAVEDRLSRTEIRSPASGYINELFAYTVGGVITPAAKIATVVPENADLKFEIRISPADIDQVRVGQPARVRLSAFNRTTTPELKGKVAMVSPASARDPSNGQEHYIAHVRLLPAEEDLIQQKGLKLVPGMPAEVFVSTQERTAASYLAKPVTDQMTRAFRER, encoded by the coding sequence ATGAAGCATATCGATGTATCCGAATTCGTCCGCCCGGAGCATCGGGCTATGGACGCTCCCCGCGAACGACCGTTGCGCCTGTGGCCGCGCATCGTCGCCGGCCTCGTGCTGAGCGCGTTACTGGTCGCCGGTTGCGGCGGCTGGGCGGCCTGGGCGATGCTGGAGGGCGCGGTGGTCGCCGTCGGCACGGTCAAGGTCGATCAGAACCTCAAGGAGGTGCAGCACCGCGACGGCGGTATCGTCAAGACGCTGTCAGTGCGGCAGGGCGACCAGGTCCGTGAAGGACAGGTGTTGGCGACCCTCGACGACGTCCAGATCAAGGCCGAACATCTGATCGTGCGCGCCCAGCTGGTCGAGGCGCTCGGGCGCCGCGCCCGCCTGGTGGCCGAACGCGACAACCTGACTTCGGTCGAATTTCCTGACGACATGCAGGCGCTATTCCCCTCGACTGCAGGATCGGTGATCCACGGCGAGGCTCGTCTGTTCGCCGGCAACAAGCTCGCGCGCGACAGCCAGAAGGAGCAGCTCAAGCTCAGCATCGCCCAGACTGGCGAGGAGATCAGGGGCATGGCGGCCCGCCTCGCCGCCAAGGAGGAGGAGGGCAGGCTCGTCGGCGCCGAACGCGAGAAGCTGCAGTCGCTATTCGAGCGCAAGATCGTCGAGTACCAGCGCGTCTATACCGCCCAACGCGACTACGCCCGCATCATGGGCGAGCAAGGCGAGATCCATGCGAGCATCGCTCGCGCCAAGGTGAGGACCAGCGAGATCCGCGTGCAGATCATCGCCGTGGACCAGAATGCCTCGACCGAGGCCCAGAAGGACCTGCGCACGGTGGAGGCGCGCATCGCCGAGCTTCAGGAGCGCAAGCTCGCTGTCGAGGACCGTCTGTCGCGCACCGAGATACGTTCCCCGGCCTCCGGATACATCAACGAACTGTTCGCCTACACGGTGGGCGGTGTCATCACCCCGGCGGCCAAGATCGCCACCGTGGTGCCGGAGAACGCCGACCTCAAGTTCGAGATTCGTATTTCACCGGCTGACATAGACCAGGTGAGGGTTGGTCAGCCGGCGCGCGTCCGCCTCTCCGCCTTCAACCGCACCACCACGCCGGAGCTGAAAGGCAAGGTTGCGATGGTGTCGCCGGCCTCGGCCCGGGATCCGTCCAACGGTCAAGAGCACTACATCGCTCATGTCCGCCTGCTTCCGGCCGAGGAGGACCTGATCCAGCAAAAGGGACTGAAGCTCGTTCCCGGTATGCCGGCGGAGGTCTTCGTCTCGACCCAGGAGCGCACCGCGGCCTCCTATCTGGCCAAGCCCGTCACCGACCAGATGACCCGTGCCTTCCGGGAGCGCTGA
- a CDS encoding cadherin-like domain-containing protein has protein sequence MINVQATRQSTGETAPGREDYEEKQDRRRRFVPLIFLLIVGSCTAYLKSFLPMKLEAGEGRERALGSGEEDEILKEDALAATEEPMEEQPEAAKSSGRTEEARIVAHDEERAAGGGAADFSARARTDRPEPNNKRSGDSPTVANDNHRPRQEDPGSGSGGGGGGGGGGGGGGGGGGGGGGGGGDRPRDPPAPDHRNRAPRVSGAVHLPDVVACHGLAISMAALLAGATDPDGDNLTVVGILSSSGSLVRTEDGWEFDRAPNMLGEVKLTYAISDGSHIVMQTAYFNVVEAPPIVGTEGDDILLGTQCAETIMGLGGDDNIDARGGNDRISGGAGDDHILAGAGHDVVYAGYGNDIVFAGAGNDVVFGGAGDDRLWGEEGDDTLLGEDGNDHLDGGTGRDILLAGAGDDTLEGGGGNDHLDGGAGADRMSGGTGNDIIADGGGNDVVTGGAGNDVVMAAADAADDSFAGGAGVDTLDYSSATRSIGVDLASGTASGTDIGNDAIAEFEIVVGGAGDDTLTAAGSASASIDGGGGNDVVAGGGGDDRLTGGVGNDTISDGGGSDTVAGDAGNDLVLAAADAADDSLDGGAGTDALDYSSAVRKIAVNLASGRASGEDIGEDAIAEFEIVVSGAGDDVITGSAGADTLAGGAGNDTIADGGGADKVDGGCGDDAVLASADGADDAYDGNSGHDTLDYSETTVTVTIDLRSGTAMGREIGKDLIEGFEEIIAGSGDDVIIAGSGPVVLTGGAGDDCFQFERGDDGGQQQEVVKKITDFTVGDKIVAATYQITIKEGSDAEEQVADLFEQIYLDENDGGHNRPVRFRFEELANGKYTAIEVDYGNDEGDGMTIEVAGHHHLQFSSIHS, from the coding sequence ATGATCAACGTCCAGGCCACCCGCCAGTCCACTGGCGAGACCGCTCCTGGCCGCGAAGACTACGAGGAGAAGCAGGATCGCCGCCGCCGCTTCGTGCCGCTGATCTTTCTGTTAATCGTCGGATCCTGCACGGCCTACCTCAAGAGCTTCCTGCCAATGAAGCTGGAGGCCGGCGAGGGCCGTGAAAGGGCACTTGGCTCGGGCGAGGAGGACGAGATCCTGAAGGAGGACGCGCTCGCCGCGACCGAGGAACCAATGGAGGAGCAGCCGGAAGCGGCCAAGTCGTCTGGCCGGACCGAGGAGGCGAGGATCGTCGCGCACGACGAGGAGCGCGCCGCAGGCGGCGGTGCGGCAGATTTCAGCGCGCGGGCGCGCACCGACAGACCTGAGCCGAACAACAAGAGGTCGGGCGACAGTCCGACGGTCGCCAACGACAACCACCGGCCTCGCCAGGAGGACCCCGGCTCCGGCAGTGGCGGAGGTGGAGGCGGTGGTGGAGGCGGTGGAGGTGGAGGTGGAGGTGGAGGTGGAGGTGGAGGTGGTGGCGGCGACAGGCCGCGCGACCCGCCGGCGCCGGATCACCGCAACCGCGCGCCTCGCGTCTCGGGCGCGGTGCATCTTCCCGACGTGGTGGCCTGCCATGGGCTGGCGATATCGATGGCGGCGCTGCTGGCCGGCGCCACAGATCCGGACGGCGACAATCTGACCGTAGTCGGCATCCTCTCCTCCTCCGGCTCCCTCGTCCGCACCGAGGACGGCTGGGAATTCGACCGCGCGCCGAACATGCTCGGCGAGGTCAAGTTGACCTACGCGATCAGCGACGGCTCCCACATCGTAATGCAGACAGCCTACTTCAATGTGGTTGAGGCGCCGCCCATCGTCGGGACAGAGGGCGACGACATCCTGCTCGGCACCCAGTGCGCCGAAACCATCATGGGACTCGGCGGCGACGACAACATCGACGCCAGAGGCGGCAACGACCGGATATCGGGCGGGGCCGGCGACGACCACATCTTGGCGGGCGCAGGCCACGACGTGGTCTATGCGGGCTACGGCAATGACATCGTGTTCGCAGGCGCGGGCAACGACGTGGTGTTCGGCGGCGCCGGCGACGACCGTCTGTGGGGTGAGGAAGGCGACGACACCCTACTGGGCGAAGACGGAAACGACCACCTCGACGGCGGCACGGGCCGCGACATCCTGCTGGCGGGAGCCGGCGACGACACCCTCGAGGGCGGCGGCGGTAACGACCATCTCGACGGCGGTGCGGGGGCGGATCGGATGTCCGGCGGGACCGGCAACGACATCATCGCCGACGGCGGCGGAAACGACGTCGTGACCGGCGGCGCGGGCAACGATGTCGTAATGGCGGCCGCCGATGCCGCGGACGATAGCTTCGCCGGCGGCGCCGGCGTAGACACGCTGGATTATTCATCGGCTACGCGTTCGATCGGGGTGGATCTGGCCTCCGGTACGGCATCAGGCACCGACATCGGCAACGACGCGATCGCGGAGTTCGAGATCGTCGTCGGCGGCGCAGGTGACGATACCCTCACGGCCGCCGGATCGGCTTCGGCCTCGATCGACGGCGGCGGAGGAAACGACGTCGTGGCCGGGGGCGGCGGCGACGACAGGCTGACCGGCGGGGTCGGGAACGACACGATCTCGGACGGAGGCGGATCCGACACGGTCGCCGGCGACGCCGGAAACGACCTAGTTCTCGCTGCGGCCGATGCCGCGGACGACAGCCTCGACGGCGGTGCCGGGACGGACGCTCTCGACTACTCCTCGGCCGTCAGGAAGATCGCCGTGAATCTCGCCTCGGGGCGGGCCTCCGGCGAGGACATCGGCGAGGACGCGATCGCAGAGTTCGAGATCGTCGTCAGCGGCGCGGGCGACGACGTCATCACCGGGAGCGCGGGCGCTGACACGCTTGCCGGCGGGGCCGGCAACGACACCATCGCCGACGGCGGCGGGGCCGACAAGGTGGACGGCGGCTGCGGCGACGACGCCGTGCTCGCGTCTGCCGACGGCGCCGACGATGCCTATGATGGCAATTCAGGCCACGACACCCTGGACTATTCGGAGACCACCGTCACCGTCACCATCGATCTACGCAGCGGCACTGCCATGGGACGCGAGATCGGCAAGGACCTGATCGAAGGCTTCGAGGAGATCATCGCGGGCTCCGGCGACGACGTGATCATCGCCGGCAGCGGCCCGGTGGTCCTGACCGGCGGCGCCGGCGACGACTGCTTCCAGTTCGAGCGCGGCGACGATGGCGGCCAGCAGCAGGAGGTGGTGAAGAAGATCACCGACTTCACGGTCGGCGACAAGATCGTGGCCGCGACCTATCAGATCACGATCAAGGAGGGCTCCGACGCCGAGGAGCAGGTCGCCGACCTGTTCGAACAGATCTACCTCGACGAGAACGACGGCGGCCACAATCGCCCAGTGCGCTTCCGCTTCGAGGAGCTCGCCAACGGCAAGTATACCGCCATCGAGGTCGATTACGGCAACGACGAAGGAGACGGCATGACGATCGAAGTCGCCGGCCACCACCATCTGCAATTCTCATCGATCCATTCATGA